The window GTGCTCGCGGGCGCGTTCCGCCTCGAATTCGTCGGTCAGGTCCTCGGCACACGCCTCCCACGAGCCGCCGATCGACGACCAGTACTCGAGGACGCTGTCCCGGTCCCAGCCCTCGGGCAGGTCGTCCAGCCCGTTCACGTCCTCGTCGACGACGTCGGTCAGCGCCTCGGTGTCCGTCGATTCGGGTGCGTCGTCGGCCTCGAGGGCGCTCGCTTGCATCGCCGAGGCGCGGTAGACCGCGGAGCCGACGGTCGGGGCCTCGAGGCCGACGACGTAGGCCGGACTGTCCTCGCTGGCATCGACAGACGTGAGGTCGTCCTCGCCCTTACCGCCGCCCTGCGGAAACTCGAAGTCCTCTGTCAGGACGGCCGCGACGACGCCGCGGCCGTCCGGGGTGGCGACGACGTCGCCCTCCTCGTATCTGGTACCGCTCATATCGGACCGTTCGAGGGCCGATTCGGTAGTGACGGTGCCGGGATTCGCAAGGACCGCGGGTAACTGACGGACCACGACCACTGAGGGGCGCCGAAACGGTCGCTAAACGTAACACTACGTCGGCCACCGCATGCAGTCACGGCCCGCTGCTCGAGCCGTCGCACCGTCGTGCCGTCGCGCCGTCGCGCCCGAGCGCTTAAGCGGTCGACACGTCCTACCGAACGGAACGCGGCCGCGATCGGCTGTCCAACCGAGTCTGCCGGCCCCAGACCTATCCGCGCCGCCGTGGATAGTGCGAACGTGACAGAATGACCGACGATGCCGAGTCCGACCCGCCGGACCAATCGGACCAGTCTGACCCGCCGGATCCTCCCGAGTCGTCCGCGGACGACCCGCTCGAGGACGTTCCGCTCTCCCTCGACGCACACCTCGATATTCTGGCCAACGAGCGCCGTCGCTACCTCCTCGAGTACCTCTGGGACCAGCCGGGACACGTCGGTTCGTTCGAGGCCGCGACGAAACACACGATCTCGCAACACGGGCAGAAATACGGGTGGCAACCGAACCACGACGACATCCAAGTCGATCTGCAGCAACACCATCTCCCGAAACTGGCCGACGCCGGCCTCATCGAGTACGATATCCGTAGCCAGACGATTCGGTATCGCGGCAACGACCGCCTCGAGGAGATTTACGAGCGGATCGTCGAGTTCGAGCGCGATCGCTAGTCGGCTCGAGAGTTGTCGGCAACGCTGCGAACGATCGGCTGTTGAGACGTGCGCGGATCGGGATTTGAACCACGCGAAGACGGTCGCGTTCGCTACGCTCACGGGCTGGGACTTCCCTAATTCAAATCCCTCATACGAGTGCTGTTGCTCGCAGGTTTGCGCATACAGAAATGCGCGGACCGGGATTTGAACCCGGGCCATGAGCTTGGAAGGCTTCTATCACAATCCGTGTGATTTCACCCGTCAAACAGGGGTCAATTCGACGCAGAACGACACAGATCCAACGATCATTTCGACAGTCACCCCGTCTCAGCCTTGCATTTTCCCTCGTCAGCGTTCCCGGTTTCCTCGTCTCGTAATACTATCTAGGATAATATAAAGACCCGCGGCGTGAGCTTCAGGGTCTACATCTATAACACGTACCACCTGATCTACCGCTGTTTTCAGTCGGTCACGATCTCTCACGGATACGGAGGCGGATATCTAGATCGGACGTGAGCTGCTACTGGGTTCGAAGCCCGATCTGGAACTGCTAACTGATCTCTGACTGGTGTTCCAGCCACGCTATTGGGACGCGACGATTGATCCGTCTTGAACTTATCCAATGTGATGCATTGTATGGCGCAAGGCGACAGATAGAACACGAGAGACCACCGGCCGGCGGCGCGAGTCTCGTAACTGGATCGGACAACCGCGGCCACCTCGGGAACGACGACATTCCGGAGATTCGGTTGCCCGTCGACGGTGATAGGCGAGTGGAAATTAGCTGCGTCAAACGCGGCAGACGGAAGATACGGGTGATATATATCGAATACGCCGCGCTAGCATAATCGTTTCAGGATGTGCTGTTGCCGTACGGTGTGTATGGTATATCCCTGTTGTCATTTTTCAATTCCTCGTTCTCAGTGATTCAGACCAAGATCCTGTTGGTGCCGCTGGTGTTGTTGCAGTCGGAGCAGGAATTTCTGCTCGGAACGGTGGCAACCGTGGCGTCGGTGCTGGGTGCAGTGTTCGCCTACTATGTAGGGCAACGCGGTGGCCGCCCGCTGCTTGAGCGGTTTATCTCTACAACGTATGTGGACCGGATAGAATAGTGGCTGCAGACGCACGGGTACGTGGTGGTCGGCGTATCTGGGATCTCGCCACTCCCGTTTAAGGTATTTTGTATCGCATCCAGGGTTTTCGTCGTGGGCCTGAAGAAAATCCTCGGTCCCTCCTTCCTGTTCCGCGGGTTCCGGTTCTTCTCAATCGCGTTCCTCTTAGCGTGGTACGGTGACGCGATTATCTTATTTGTCCGGCAGCAATTCTGGATAATGACTTCGGTGCTTGGTGTTGTTGTGATTCTCAGCTATGTAGGTTGGCAGCGGTATTCTTGATTTGATCTCGAGTGGTCTCACAGACCTAATGCTGAGCCGTATATTGAGGGGGAAATTGCTTGCTCGATTTGTCCCTCCCTCTTCCCAAAGCACCCGTCATAACCTCTGAACACTCATTTCAAACATTTTCATGCCGTAATTTCACTTACACTTTTACGTGTTAATAATAGATGGTAACGAGAAAGTATGCTGCCACCGAATAACCAGGACAACATCAATTTCTGACTACGCCGACTTTCATTTGGGTTACCGGCCTCTCA is drawn from Halopiger aswanensis and contains these coding sequences:
- a CDS encoding DUF7344 domain-containing protein is translated as MTDDAESDPPDQSDQSDPPDPPESSADDPLEDVPLSLDAHLDILANERRRYLLEYLWDQPGHVGSFEAATKHTISQHGQKYGWQPNHDDIQVDLQQHHLPKLADAGLIEYDIRSQTIRYRGNDRLEEIYERIVEFERDR
- a CDS encoding YqaA family protein, with the translated sequence MIQTKILLVPLVLLQSEQEFLLGTVATVASVLGAVFAYYVGQRGGRPLLERFISTTYVDRIE